The Oxalobacteraceae bacterium OTU3CINTB1 genome includes a window with the following:
- a CDS encoding methyl-accepting chemotaxis protein — MLSKLRIGPKLLLAPGVVLILLICLSAGAYLGMVRQNESLENMVQQRAVRLKATADLVAGANRAHTEIYQLLTWINASFAPPRIDALVRDIHTRHAALDRQFAQLEMVTQSNPAERRFVVQSQAAHSQYVKAIADVIELGMADHSMAANAMFKAERAFDVVSQRLDELSRLEQSLSERAFTEAESEFTSVSVWMPIMVAISIILSLLVTMAVRNALLKEVREIGSAAIDLAEGNLTVKNRVYGRDEISETSRALDTSIRNLNTTLKTILASAESMDSASRSVVQGSVDLTQRAERQATSLGETSGAMRELSSTVAQTANNAQLANQLVRCATNIAVRGGSVVQRLVGTMASIRGSSRKVVDIVGVIDGLAFQTNLVALNAAVEAARAGAQGEAFAQVASEVLVLAQRSATAAHEIKALIAESVAEIEGGARSVEEAGDSMAEIVASVQQVGDIIGQISEASAEQAEGLQGAHMAILEMDQVTQQNLALVRQAAAASTGLQRQALNLSEAVAMFKLEDGQEPNVPQQPGSPRVVRLRLASIRN; from the coding sequence ATGCTCAGCAAACTTCGTATAGGTCCCAAACTGTTGTTGGCGCCCGGTGTGGTGTTGATCCTGCTGATTTGCCTGTCGGCCGGGGCTTATCTCGGCATGGTGCGGCAGAACGAGTCGCTCGAAAACATGGTGCAGCAGCGCGCGGTGCGCCTGAAGGCCACGGCCGACCTGGTGGCCGGCGCCAATCGCGCGCACACCGAAATCTACCAGCTGCTCACCTGGATCAATGCCAGCTTCGCGCCGCCGCGCATCGACGCGCTGGTGCGCGACATCCATACCCGCCACGCGGCGCTGGACCGGCAATTCGCGCAGCTCGAAATGGTCACCCAATCGAATCCCGCCGAGCGCCGCTTCGTGGTGCAGTCGCAGGCCGCGCATAGCCAGTATGTCAAGGCGATCGCCGATGTGATCGAGCTGGGGATGGCCGATCATTCGATGGCCGCCAACGCCATGTTCAAGGCCGAACGCGCGTTCGATGTGGTGTCCCAGCGGCTCGACGAGCTGTCCAGGCTCGAACAATCGCTCAGCGAGCGCGCTTTCACGGAGGCCGAATCGGAGTTCACCAGCGTGTCGGTCTGGATGCCGATCATGGTAGCGATATCAATTATTTTGTCGCTACTGGTGACGATGGCGGTGCGTAACGCGCTACTGAAGGAGGTACGCGAGATCGGCTCGGCGGCCATCGATCTGGCCGAGGGCAACCTGACGGTCAAGAACCGCGTCTATGGCCGCGACGAGATCTCCGAGACCTCGCGCGCGCTCGACACCAGCATCCGCAACCTGAACACGACGCTCAAGACGATACTGGCGTCGGCCGAATCGATGGACTCGGCGTCGCGCTCCGTGGTTCAAGGCAGCGTGGATCTGACGCAGCGCGCCGAAAGGCAGGCGACCTCGCTGGGGGAGACCAGCGGCGCGATGCGTGAGCTCAGCTCCACGGTCGCGCAGACGGCGAACAACGCCCAATTGGCCAATCAACTGGTGCGCTGCGCCACCAACATCGCGGTGCGCGGCGGCAGCGTGGTGCAGCGGCTGGTGGGGACGATGGCGTCGATCCGCGGCAGCTCGCGCAAGGTGGTGGACATCGTCGGCGTCATCGACGGCCTGGCGTTCCAGACCAATCTGGTGGCCTTGAACGCGGCGGTGGAGGCGGCGCGCGCCGGCGCCCAGGGCGAAGCGTTCGCACAGGTGGCCAGCGAGGTGCTGGTCCTGGCGCAGCGCTCGGCGACGGCGGCGCACGAGATCAAGGCCTTGATCGCCGAGTCGGTGGCCGAGATCGAGGGCGGCGCGCGCTCGGTGGAGGAGGCCGGCGACAGCATGGCGGAGATCGTGGCCTCGGTGCAGCAGGTGGGCGACATCATCGGCCAGATCAGCGAGGCCAGCGCCGAGCAGGCCGAGGGTTTGCAGGGCGCGCACATGGCGATCCTCGAGATGGATCAGGTGACGCAGCAGAACCTGGCGCTGGTGCGGCAGGCGGCGGCGGCGTCCACGGGGTTGCAGCGGCAGGCGCTCAATCTGTCCGAGGCGGTGGCGATGTTCAAGCTGGAGGATGGTCAGGAGCCGAACGTCCCCCAGCAACCCGGCTCGCCGCGGGTGGTGCGCCTGCGGCTGGCGTCGATTAGGAATTGA
- a CDS encoding cache domain-containing protein codes for MRAIFGIVTLLSCLSVNVAANADPGEKDAVALAERGALFIKTYGKAEMIARINRKDPLFNQGALYLAMRDMRGITIAHPTNALIGKDFLDVPDADGKAFRHEMVAVAQGSGKGWVDYKFRNPATGKVAPKSTYVLRVDDVALEAGIYKH; via the coding sequence ATGCGCGCCATATTCGGAATCGTCACATTGTTAAGCTGTTTATCGGTCAACGTCGCCGCCAACGCCGATCCGGGCGAGAAGGATGCCGTCGCGCTGGCCGAGCGGGGCGCCTTGTTCATCAAAACCTACGGCAAGGCGGAAATGATCGCCCGCATCAACCGCAAGGACCCGCTGTTCAACCAGGGCGCGCTGTACCTGGCCATGCGCGACATGCGCGGCATCACCATCGCCCATCCCACCAACGCTTTGATCGGCAAGGATTTCCTCGACGTGCCGGACGCCGACGGCAAGGCCTTCCGCCATGAGATGGTGGCCGTCGCCCAAGGCAGCGGCAAAGGTTGGGTCGACTACAAATTCCGCAATCCCGCAACCGGCAAGGTCGCACCCAAGAGCACCTATGTGCTGCGGGTGGACGACGTGGCGCTGGAAGCCGGCATCTATAAACACTGA
- a CDS encoding GntR family transcriptional regulator, which translates to MTSHSATLFTIAVGSSDPIYRQLIEQTRRLVAAGVLAPGDVLPSVREVALALAVNPMTVSKAYNMLETEGVLSRARGIGMLVAERPAQAHSRRDREDLLRPTLQRAAAEARQLELDPDAVLALFKKILKEEP; encoded by the coding sequence ATGACCTCCCATTCCGCCACACTTTTTACGATCGCCGTCGGATCGTCCGACCCGATCTACCGGCAGTTGATCGAGCAAACGCGCCGGCTTGTCGCCGCCGGCGTGCTGGCGCCCGGCGACGTGCTGCCGTCGGTGCGCGAGGTCGCGCTGGCCCTGGCGGTCAACCCCATGACCGTCTCCAAGGCCTACAACATGCTCGAAACCGAGGGCGTGCTGTCGCGCGCACGCGGCATCGGCATGCTGGTGGCCGAGCGCCCGGCGCAGGCGCACAGCCGGCGCGACCGCGAAGACCTGCTGCGACCCACCTTGCAACGTGCGGCGGCCGAGGCCCGCCAGCTCGAACTCGATCCCGATGCCGTCCTCGCCCTTTTCAAGAAAATTCTCAAGGAAGAACCATGA
- a CDS encoding DUF421 domain-containing protein → MFDMELPWWEFVLRASIVYIALLVMMRFSGKRTVGQFTPFDLLVVMLLSEAVSSSLSGGDDSIPGALILALTLIVLNVAIAVATSRSEKIAAIIDGEAVLLGRDGKVFHDAMRRNHVAKGDVDQALREANCSLDEMKCIFLEANGQITVLHDE, encoded by the coding sequence ATGTTCGACATGGAATTGCCATGGTGGGAATTCGTCTTGCGCGCGAGTATCGTGTATATCGCCTTGCTGGTCATGATGCGCTTTTCCGGCAAGCGCACCGTGGGCCAGTTCACGCCGTTCGACCTGCTGGTGGTCATGCTGCTGAGCGAGGCGGTATCGTCTTCGCTGTCGGGCGGCGACGATTCCATCCCGGGCGCGCTGATCCTGGCGCTGACCTTGATCGTGCTCAATGTGGCGATCGCCGTCGCCACCTCGCGCAGCGAAAAGATCGCGGCCATCATCGACGGCGAAGCGGTGCTGCTGGGACGCGACGGCAAGGTATTCCATGACGCGATGCGCCGCAACCACGTGGCCAAGGGCGACGTCGACCAGGCGCTGCGCGAGGCCAACTGCTCGCTAGATGAAATGAAATGCATATTCCTGGAGGCGAACGGCCAGATCACCGTGCTCCACGACGAGTAG
- the gcvH gene encoding glycine cleavage system protein GcvH: MNIPADLKYTESHEWVRAESDGTVTVGITEYAQDALGDIVFVELPKVGKSYTAGDDAAVVESVKAASDIYAPVSGEVIAVNEDVASAPESINTDAYAAWLFKIKPTDAGAIDGLLDAAAYGKTTEA, translated from the coding sequence CACGAATGGGTACGCGCTGAGTCGGACGGCACCGTCACCGTCGGCATCACCGAGTACGCGCAGGACGCGCTGGGCGACATCGTCTTCGTCGAACTGCCGAAGGTCGGCAAGAGCTACACGGCCGGCGACGACGCCGCCGTGGTGGAATCGGTCAAGGCGGCCAGCGACATCTACGCACCGGTGTCGGGCGAAGTCATCGCCGTCAACGAAGACGTGGCCAGCGCCCCGGAATCGATCAACACCGACGCCTACGCCGCCTGGCTGTTCAAGATCAAGCCGACCGACGCCGGCGCGATCGACGGCCTGCTGGACGCAGCCGCCTACGGCAAGACCACCGAAGCGTAA
- the xth gene encoding exodeoxyribonuclease III has product MRIATFNVNGIGSRLPALLQWLQETQPDAVCLQELKAPQEKFPEAAINEAGYQAVWHGQKSWNGVAILARGVAPIEVGRGLPGDPEDEQSRYIEAVVNGVLIAGLYLPNGNPAPGPKFDYKLKWFERLITHSARLLDSGTPTVIAGDFNVMPTELDVYKPERWGDDALFRPEVREAFHRLLAQGWTDALRTMHPGETIYTFWDYFRNAYGRNAGLRIDHLLLSPDLAPSLKAAEVDRDVRGREKPSDHAPVWIELDIDGGK; this is encoded by the coding sequence ATGCGTATCGCCACCTTCAACGTCAACGGCATCGGCAGCCGCCTGCCCGCCCTGCTCCAATGGCTGCAAGAGACGCAGCCGGACGCCGTCTGCCTGCAGGAGCTCAAAGCGCCGCAGGAAAAATTCCCCGAGGCGGCGATCAACGAAGCCGGCTACCAGGCAGTCTGGCACGGCCAAAAGAGCTGGAACGGCGTCGCCATCCTGGCGCGCGGCGTGGCGCCGATCGAAGTTGGGCGCGGCCTGCCGGGCGATCCCGAGGACGAACAAAGCCGCTACATCGAAGCGGTGGTCAACGGGGTGCTGATCGCCGGGCTGTACCTCCCCAACGGCAATCCCGCCCCCGGCCCCAAATTCGACTACAAGCTCAAATGGTTCGAGCGGCTGATCACGCACTCGGCGCGCCTGCTCGACAGCGGCACGCCGACGGTGATCGCCGGCGACTTCAACGTCATGCCCACCGAGCTCGATGTCTACAAGCCGGAACGCTGGGGCGACGACGCGCTGTTCCGGCCCGAGGTGCGCGAAGCCTTCCACCGGCTGCTGGCGCAGGGCTGGACCGACGCGCTGCGCACCATGCATCCGGGCGAGACAATCTACACGTTCTGGGACTACTTCCGCAACGCCTATGGACGCAACGCCGGCCTGCGCATCGACCACCTGCTGCTCAGCCCCGACCTGGCGCCGTCGTTGAAGGCGGCGGAGGTCGACCGCGACGTGCGCGGGCGCGAAAAACCCAGCGACCACGCGCCGGTGTGGATCGAGCTCGATATCGACGGAGGCAAGTGA
- the gcvP gene encoding aminomethyl-transferring glycine dehydrogenase: MTRSSLTQLEARDAFIARHIGPDAAEQEAMLAVLGYASRAALIDTIVPANIRNKATLPLGAYTQPMPEQEALNKLKKIAGKNKVLKSMIGQGYYNTLTPGVVLRNIFENPAWYTAYTPYQPEISQGRLEAILNFQQTITDLTGMGIANASMLDEGTAAAEAMTLIQRVGKSKSNVFYVADDVLPQTREVVETRAKPLGIEVKGFHPAELSGIGDAFGVLLQYPGVNGVVRDYKAGVEAVKAKGAMVVVAADLLALTMLTPPGEWGADVVVGNSQRFGVPLGFGGPHAGYLSTRDEFKRSMSGRLVGVTIDAQGNKAYRLALQTREQHIRREKATSNICTAQVLLAVMASMYAVYHGPKGLLQIAQRVHRYTGVLAANLKTLGYTVTNDSFFDTLTVATANAEQLHASAHSHGVNLRVIDASHVGVSLDETTTREDIALLWTVFAHPVGGPAHGPDFDTVEAAVAESFPASLARSSDYLTHPVFNRYHSETEMLRYLRSLADKDLALDRTMIPLGSCTMKLNATSEMIPVTWPEFSNIHPFAPDSQTIGYREMIAQLEEMLCAVTGYAAISLQPNAGSQGEYAGLLVIQAYHQSRGEGHRNICLIPSSAHGTNPASANMVGMQVVVTACDANGNVDLADLKAKAELHSKNLAAVMVTYPSTHGVFEEGIQELCEIVHSHGGQVYIDGANMNALVGVAAPGAFGGDVSHLNLHKTFCIPHGGGGPGVGPIGVGAHLAKFLPNQRSNGYIRDNAGIGSVSAAPYGSASILPISWMYIAMMGAEGLTAATETAILSANYIARRLSPHYPVLYSGHDGLVAHECIIDLRQLQDATGISNEDVAKRLMDFGFHAPTMSFPVPGTLMIEPTESESKAEMDRFIDAMIAIRGEIAKVESGEFDKLDNPLKFAPHTAEVLTADKWEHKYSREVAAYPVPSLRKQKYWPPVGRADNVYGDRNLFCGCAPMSDYE, from the coding sequence ATGACCCGTTCAAGCCTGACCCAACTCGAAGCACGCGACGCTTTCATCGCACGCCACATCGGCCCTGACGCCGCAGAACAGGAAGCCATGCTGGCGGTCCTCGGCTACGCCTCGCGCGCCGCCCTGATCGACACCATCGTTCCTGCCAACATCCGCAACAAGGCCACCCTGCCGCTCGGCGCATACACGCAGCCGATGCCGGAGCAGGAAGCGTTGAACAAGCTGAAAAAAATCGCCGGCAAGAACAAGGTCCTGAAGTCGATGATCGGCCAGGGCTACTACAACACGCTGACCCCGGGCGTGGTGCTGCGTAACATCTTCGAAAACCCAGCCTGGTACACCGCCTACACGCCGTACCAGCCGGAGATCTCGCAAGGCCGCCTGGAAGCAATCCTGAACTTCCAGCAGACCATCACCGACCTGACCGGCATGGGCATCGCCAACGCCTCGATGCTCGACGAAGGCACCGCCGCCGCCGAAGCGATGACCCTGATCCAGCGCGTGGGCAAGTCGAAGTCGAACGTGTTCTACGTCGCCGACGACGTGCTGCCGCAAACGCGCGAAGTGGTCGAGACCCGCGCCAAACCGCTGGGCATCGAAGTCAAGGGCTTCCACCCTGCCGAACTTTCCGGCATCGGTGACGCCTTCGGCGTGCTGCTGCAATACCCCGGCGTCAACGGCGTGGTGCGCGACTACAAGGCCGGCGTCGAGGCGGTCAAGGCCAAGGGCGCGATGGTGGTTGTCGCCGCCGACCTGCTGGCGCTGACCATGCTCACGCCACCGGGCGAATGGGGTGCGGACGTGGTCGTCGGTAACAGCCAGCGCTTCGGCGTCCCGCTGGGATTCGGCGGCCCGCACGCCGGCTACCTGTCGACCCGCGACGAATTCAAACGCAGCATGTCCGGCCGTCTGGTCGGCGTCACCATCGACGCCCAGGGCAACAAGGCCTACCGCCTGGCGCTGCAAACCCGCGAGCAGCACATCCGCCGCGAAAAAGCCACCTCCAACATCTGCACCGCGCAGGTGCTGCTGGCGGTGATGGCGTCGATGTACGCCGTCTACCACGGTCCCAAAGGACTGCTGCAGATCGCCCAGCGCGTGCACCGCTACACCGGCGTGCTGGCGGCTAACCTGAAGACGCTCGGCTACACCGTCACCAACGACAGCTTCTTCGACACCCTGACCGTCGCCACCGCCAACGCCGAACAGCTGCACGCGTCGGCCCACTCGCACGGCGTCAACCTGCGCGTGATCGACGCCTCGCACGTCGGCGTCTCGCTCGACGAGACCACCACGCGCGAAGACATCGCCCTGCTGTGGACCGTGTTCGCCCACCCTGTCGGCGGCCCGGCCCACGGCCCGGATTTCGACACCGTCGAAGCGGCCGTCGCCGAATCGTTCCCGGCATCGCTGGCGCGTTCGAGCGATTACCTGACGCACCCGGTCTTCAACCGCTACCACTCCGAAACCGAAATGCTGCGCTACCTGCGCAGCCTGGCGGACAAGGACCTGGCGCTGGACCGCACCATGATCCCGCTGGGTTCATGCACCATGAAGCTGAACGCCACCAGCGAGATGATCCCGGTCACCTGGCCCGAGTTCTCCAACATCCACCCGTTCGCGCCGGACAGCCAGACCATCGGCTACCGCGAAATGATCGCGCAGCTGGAAGAGATGCTGTGCGCGGTGACCGGCTACGCCGCCATCTCGCTGCAGCCGAACGCCGGCTCGCAGGGCGAGTACGCCGGCCTGCTGGTAATCCAGGCCTACCACCAGTCGCGTGGCGAAGGCCACCGCAACATCTGCCTGATTCCATCGTCGGCGCACGGCACCAACCCGGCGTCGGCCAACATGGTCGGCATGCAGGTGGTGGTCACCGCCTGCGACGCCAACGGCAACGTCGACCTGGCCGATCTGAAGGCCAAGGCCGAACTGCACTCGAAGAACCTGGCCGCCGTCATGGTGACCTACCCTTCGACCCACGGCGTGTTCGAGGAAGGCATCCAGGAGCTGTGCGAGATCGTCCATAGCCATGGCGGCCAGGTCTACATCGACGGCGCCAACATGAACGCGCTGGTCGGCGTGGCCGCGCCGGGCGCGTTCGGCGGCGACGTCTCGCACCTGAACCTGCACAAGACCTTCTGCATTCCGCACGGCGGCGGCGGCCCGGGCGTCGGCCCGATCGGCGTTGGCGCGCACCTGGCCAAGTTCCTGCCGAACCAGCGTTCGAATGGCTACATCCGCGACAACGCCGGCATCGGTTCGGTCAGCGCCGCGCCGTACGGCTCGGCCAGCATCCTGCCGATTTCGTGGATGTATATCGCGATGATGGGCGCCGAAGGCCTGACCGCCGCGACCGAAACCGCGATCCTGAGCGCCAACTACATCGCGCGCCGCCTGTCGCCGCACTATCCGGTGCTGTATTCGGGCCACGACGGCCTGGTGGCGCACGAGTGCATCATCGACCTGCGCCAGCTGCAGGACGCCACCGGCATCAGCAACGAGGATGTCGCCAAGCGCCTGATGGACTTCGGCTTCCACGCGCCGACCATGAGCTTCCCGGTACCGGGCACCTTGATGATCGAGCCGACCGAAAGCGAATCGAAGGCCGAGATGGACCGCTTCATCGACGCCATGATCGCCATCCGCGGCGAGATCGCCAAAGTGGAGAGCGGCGAATTCGACAAGCTGGATAATCCGTTGAAGTTCGCGCCGCACACCGCCGAGGTGCTGACCGCAGACAAGTGGGAGCACAAGTACAGCCGCGAAGTGGCGGCCTACCCCGTGCCGTCGCTGCGCAAGCAGAAGTACTGGCCGCCGGTCGGCCGTGCCGACAACGTCTACGGCGACCGCAACCTGTTCTGCGGCTGCGCGCCAATGAGCGACTACGAGTAA
- a CDS encoding ABC transporter ATP-binding protein: MKSSIVDVAGLHKTFDGQPVLQGVNWSIEPGKVIGLLGRNGAGKSTLLACLLGLREADSGAVTLFGEHVPELSDTVRAKIGYVPQKSDLFEWMTPVQMLDYFKALYPRWNADKVAGLMRRWSLDGQAAGQQIGKLSGGEKQRLSIIRALAHDPELLVLDEPVASLDPVGRRDFLHELVDDVIERDTTVIFSTHILSDLERVALDVAFLQGGKITLQAPLDELLESAHRISGSDAIMAGMRFGDEIRRMRNGGDGASVLARLTGAEAAALSASPGLRVESLSLEDLFVEVTK, translated from the coding sequence ATGAAATCATCCATCGTCGATGTCGCCGGCCTGCATAAAACCTTCGACGGCCAGCCGGTGCTCCAAGGCGTGAACTGGTCGATCGAACCGGGCAAGGTGATCGGCCTGCTGGGGCGCAACGGCGCCGGCAAATCGACCTTGCTGGCCTGTCTGCTCGGGCTGCGCGAAGCCGATAGCGGCGCCGTCACGCTGTTCGGCGAACACGTGCCCGAGTTGAGCGACACGGTGCGCGCGAAGATCGGCTACGTGCCGCAAAAGTCCGACCTGTTCGAGTGGATGACGCCCGTGCAGATGCTCGACTACTTCAAGGCGCTCTATCCGCGCTGGAACGCCGACAAGGTGGCGGGCCTGATGCGGCGCTGGAGCCTGGACGGGCAGGCCGCTGGGCAGCAGATCGGCAAGCTGTCCGGCGGCGAGAAGCAGCGCCTGTCGATCATCCGCGCGCTGGCCCACGATCCCGAACTGCTGGTGCTCGACGAGCCGGTCGCCAGCCTCGACCCGGTCGGCCGCCGCGACTTCCTGCACGAGCTGGTGGACGACGTCATCGAACGCGATACGACGGTGATTTTCTCGACCCATATCTTGTCCGATCTGGAGCGGGTGGCGCTGGACGTGGCGTTTCTACAGGGCGGCAAGATCACCTTGCAGGCGCCGCTCGACGAGCTGCTGGAAAGCGCCCACAGGATCAGCGGCAGCGACGCGATCATGGCGGGTATGCGCTTCGGAGACGAGATCCGGCGCATGCGCAACGGCGGTGACGGCGCTTCCGTGCTGGCGCGCCTGACCGGCGCCGAGGCGGCGGCATTGAGCGCCAGCCCAGGATTGCGCGTCGAATCACTCAGCCTGGAAGACTTGTTCGTCGAGGTGACCAAATGA